The genomic window ATCCTTTGCTCAGTCAGGATACCTAGGGGACTCAGAAACTTTGCTAGAGTTTGACACAGATACCCCCATTCCCAGGACGTTACGGTCAGTTTCTACTTGGTTATAGACCTGAGTATCCTGACTCAATCGGAAGATTTATACAACTAATTTAAAATTACTATCAGAGTTTTCCTCGATTTCATACAACAAAACGTTAAGTCTCTGGGATGTCAGGAAAATTTAAGTTACATTAGAACGGGAACCGAATGAATGTGATCTCGATCAACCTTGGTTTCCAACATTGTCCATTAGAAAATAGGTCAAGTCCCATTTAATTAAAGATATGTTAAGCCGTATCCAAGAGACCATTGGGGGTTTATTTGGGGGAAAGTCTGATGGGGTAGGTTTAGAAATTACCCCTGAGAGATTGAACTTAGCTAAACTGACTAAACATGGTCAAGGCTATAAAATAGCCAAATTTTGTACCGCAGAAGTACCTGAAGGTATTTTTGAAGAAGGAAAAATTGTTGATTCTCCAGGGTTAGCTGAACTAATTCAGGAGTTCTTAACTGAAAACAAAATCAAGACCAAACGCATTGCCACAGCGGTTCCTATGCGAGAAGCCATTATTCGTATTATACCGGTTCCGGCTGAACTAGATGAAGCGGAATTGCGAGATATGGTTTTAAACCATGAGGCTGCCTTGTACTTACCCTATCCTAGAGAAGAAGTGGATCTAGACTATCAAAAACTAGGTTTCTTTGAAGACGAAGATGGTATTGAAAAAGTGCAAGTCTTACTGGTAGCAACCCGACGGGAAGTCACAGACTCCTATATGGATACCTTTGGTCAAGCAGGATTACAAATCGATGTCCTAGAAATCAATAGTTTTTCTGTAATTCGTACGATTCGCGAACAACTACGGCAATTTGGGTCTAGAGAAGCAGCTGTGTTAGTGGATGTGGAGTTTGATAGTACCGAAATTGCCATTGTCGTCGATGGGGTTCCCCAATTTTCTCGAACCGTTCCCATTGGAACCTTTCAGATGCAAAATGCCCTGTCACGGGCGATGAATTTACCCCCTTCTCGCAACCCGGAAATTCTGCAAGGAATGACCATTCCTGTTACCCAGTTCGATAGCTTAACCACCCAAGGAACAGCCGTTAATCCAGGAATGACCGCCTTGATGCGGGTATTAGGAGAATTAACCGACGAGTTACGTCGTTCCATTAACTTCTACTTAAACCAAAGTGAAGAATTGGAGGTAGTTCAACTCCTATTAGCTGGACCCGGAGGGGGTTTAGTGCAACTGGATGAATATTTTACCCATCGTCTCAGTTTGCCCACCATGCAAATCGATCCCATTGCTGCTTTATCCTTAGAAATAGATAAGGAAATCCCTGCTGTCCAACGGCCAGCTTTAGGTACAGTCTTAGGTTTAGGATTACGGGAGGTGTAGTCCATGTATAGTTTAGATATTAATTTTCTTAAAGATCGTCACCTTGACACCACGACAAAAACCACCTTGATCACCCAGGCTCGTGGACCATCGTTAAAAGAGCAATTGCCTTTGATTATCGGTGGAGCAGTGATGGTAGTCTTACCTGCGATCACCGCAAGTTCTCTATTGGTGTTGAATCAGTTATCTTCCTCAACCGAACAAAGAATCCAACAATTAGACAATCAACTAGGACAATTAAGCTCACAGAATCAAAGCATTGAAGAAATTAACGCTAAAATAGAGCAGAATGATCAAGAGATTCAATCCTTAGTCACTGTGTTTAATCAAATTCGTCCTTGGTCAGCCATTTTAAACGAACTTGAGTCCAAAATTCCTGCCAATGTTCAGGTGGGTTCCATTGCTCAGAGTGACACGGAAGTGACCCTTGGGGGTTATGCCATGAGTTACGATGATCTCAACGACTTTGTTTTAACTTTACAAAGTTCTCCCTTATTAAACGCAGAACAAACTGTGATTACCACAGCGAGTTTAGAAGACTTTCCCATAGAAACTAACAACGCCCCTGAGAATGTGGAAGTAGAATTTCCGCAAGGGGTTAAATATACCATTACCACCGCCATTAGCGATCGCCCCTCATCGGAGTTACTACAAGAATTTGCTCGAAGTGGTGCCATTGGTCTTGTCAACCGCATTAGAACCCTTGAAAATAAAGGAGTGCTTAAACCATGACCTTCTCAGAAGAATTTACTAGCACACAAACCGAGGTTGATTTTGACGATCTCGGTAGTAGTTATCCAACGGCTTTTGGTATTACCTTTACCCCGCAAGTTACTGGCATTTGTTTAGGAGTATTAGGGTTAGTGGGTTCAATCTACGTCGCATTGACTTTTGTGAAGCCAGCCTATGACAATTACACTCAACTCAAAGCTACCGAAACGGAAAAATTAGGTCAAGTCCAGCAGCAAGAATCGGGGGAACTGAGCCGAAAAATGTTGGATGCTGAGCAAAAATTAAGAGAGTCAGAAACCCTAAGAAACCAAGTTTTATCTTTGTTTTCTAGTCAAGAAAGTCTCAAAACCCTTCTATTCGATATTAATCAATTGGTGCAAAAACACCAAGCAGAATTAGTCAGTTTTAAACCCAATGGAACCATCACAGTCGTCAATGACGGCTCCCTCGGAGAAGGGGTGAATGGTCGCTTGAAACGGCAACAATTTGATTTGACCATTAGAGGGGATTTTAGCTCGACTCAAAGTCTTCTCAGAGATTTAGAACGGCTACAACCCTTATTAGTGATCCGAGGACTCCAATCTAATTTAGTTGAAGAACAATTTGTCATTGACATTGTTAACGTCAAGCAACAAGGAGGACAAACCGTTGCCACAGGACAAGCAAAAGCCAAAGGGCAAGATTCTCTAGAAACCAGTTTTACCTTAGATGCTATCTTACCCTTAAGTCCAGAAGAAGTGGCAGAATTAACCCCAGAAGGAGAAACCTCCGAAGAAGGGGAACAACCAGAAGGACAATAATCTTCCTCTGAGATGATTAAAATAGTTTCTAATCCCTTTATTGGGCATTATGTGTGTGTGTTGTGTGTGTAAACAAGGAGTGAACCGTGAAACAGTATCATTATCCGCTTATGACGGGTGGAGTATTTTTAATGCTCCTATGCCATCAACCCTTAATGGCACTAGAAGACTCTAAATCTCCCCTAGAAAAAATAGATTATCGAAAAATCGGCACTGGAGAATCAAAGGAAACAAAGACGACGTTTCCTCCAAGCCAGTCTCTGTTTGAACAACTCAGTGCTAAACTACCAGAGGTAAACACCAAAAGCGATACCAATAAAGTCTCGGTTATGCCGTCAGACTTGTCTGAGGAAGAATCAAGCACTCCCTTTATCGCTCAAATTCCTAACTATTCCCCTGCTCCTCCTAGTTATTCCCCACCACCGGGTCAAACCTTTCAAGCTCCCGGTTCTAACCCCCCTGCGGGTCCCATGAGCGAGTCAGAAGTCCTAGTTCCCAATCCTGAAGTCATTATCAAGTCTAATGGGAGTTCCATTCCTGATAGCTTACAACCCACGATGCCCGTAGCCCCTACATTACCACGGGCGATCGCTCCACCGGTGGGAGACATGGCTATCTCGAATATTAATGCCGGAGCGACGGAAATCGATTTAGGGAGTAGTGCGATTGTGCCACGGTTGGTTCTTAGAGAAGCCCCGGCCAGAGAAGTATTAGCGGTACTCGCCCGTTTTGCCGGGGTCAACTTGGTGTTTACCGATACTCCTGGGGGTAACCAAGGTCAGGGACAAGCAGCAACGGAACCGACGGTATCCTTGGATCTAGAAAATGAACCTGTCGAAGATGTTTTTAACTCAGTCTTGATGATTTCAGGACTACAAGCCAACCGCAGAGGCCGCACCGTATTTGTGGGGTCTCAGCTACCCCAGGCAGCCCGAACCTTAGTCAGTCGTACCCTTCGCCTCAACCAAGTTAAATCCGCTAACGCAGGGGTGTTTTTGGCTTCCCAGGGAGCAGAGTTCCAACGGTTAGTTACGCAAACAGAAGATATTATCGACCCTTTAACCCAACGGGTGGTAGGACGGAGAGAACTCCCCAGTACCCTAGAATCTTTAACCTCTGAAGCCGGTGAGGGGGCCGCAGGTCCAATGTTACTCAAGGGGTTAACGGTGTCCTCTGATGATCGTCTCAACACTGTGACCTTAGTGGGAGAACCCCGTGATGTTCAAGTGGCTACCTCCCTCTTGACGCAAATGGATGCCCGTCGTCGTCAAGTTGCGGT from Crocosphaera subtropica ATCC 51142 includes these protein-coding regions:
- the pilM gene encoding type IV pilus assembly protein PilM yields the protein MLSRIQETIGGLFGGKSDGVGLEITPERLNLAKLTKHGQGYKIAKFCTAEVPEGIFEEGKIVDSPGLAELIQEFLTENKIKTKRIATAVPMREAIIRIIPVPAELDEAELRDMVLNHEAALYLPYPREEVDLDYQKLGFFEDEDGIEKVQVLLVATRREVTDSYMDTFGQAGLQIDVLEINSFSVIRTIREQLRQFGSREAAVLVDVEFDSTEIAIVVDGVPQFSRTVPIGTFQMQNALSRAMNLPPSRNPEILQGMTIPVTQFDSLTTQGTAVNPGMTALMRVLGELTDELRRSINFYLNQSEELEVVQLLLAGPGGGLVQLDEYFTHRLSLPTMQIDPIAALSLEIDKEIPAVQRPALGTVLGLGLREV
- a CDS encoding PilN domain-containing protein, translating into MYSLDINFLKDRHLDTTTKTTLITQARGPSLKEQLPLIIGGAVMVVLPAITASSLLVLNQLSSSTEQRIQQLDNQLGQLSSQNQSIEEINAKIEQNDQEIQSLVTVFNQIRPWSAILNELESKIPANVQVGSIAQSDTEVTLGGYAMSYDDLNDFVLTLQSSPLLNAEQTVITTASLEDFPIETNNAPENVEVEFPQGVKYTITTAISDRPSSELLQEFARSGAIGLVNRIRTLENKGVLKP
- a CDS encoding secretin and TonB N-terminal domain-containing protein — its product is MLLCHQPLMALEDSKSPLEKIDYRKIGTGESKETKTTFPPSQSLFEQLSAKLPEVNTKSDTNKVSVMPSDLSEEESSTPFIAQIPNYSPAPPSYSPPPGQTFQAPGSNPPAGPMSESEVLVPNPEVIIKSNGSSIPDSLQPTMPVAPTLPRAIAPPVGDMAISNINAGATEIDLGSSAIVPRLVLREAPAREVLAVLARFAGVNLVFTDTPGGNQGQGQAATEPTVSLDLENEPVEDVFNSVLMISGLQANRRGRTVFVGSQLPQAARTLVSRTLRLNQVKSANAGVFLASQGAEFQRLVTQTEDIIDPLTQRVVGRRELPSTLESLTSEAGEGAAGPMLLKGLTVSSDDRLNTVTLVGEPRDVQVATSLLTQMDARRRQVAVNVKVVDVTLTNDQSFSSNFSFGSDDAFIVQDDGAAILRFGGFSPVSGNDINNAPSRVINPPVIDNPLLDGNTFIDFNRSIIAPGQGGGTLLLDDAGNLIRVPSDAQFFGRVAGVSMDPTLAGITDITPGEPDTFERTFDPETGIVTTTVTPGSIATATGALPSFFQFPRRFLAQIETNIQSGNAKILTDPTLVVQEGQEATVKLTQKVIENITTQVDPLSGVRTTTPVLQDAGLTLAINVDKIDDNGYINLTVSPTIAAVGDVQQFDSGSDGGTNNLFLLNRRELSSGLIRLRDGQTLILSGIISESDQSTTSKVPLLGDIPLLGALFRSQTDTSQRTEVIVLLTPQILHDNGQWGYNYQPGRGTAGVLRDQGFPVQLIP